One candidate division WOR-3 bacterium genomic region harbors:
- the dnaB gene encoding replicative DNA helicase: MVEREVPHSIELEKAVLGAMLVDQEVIPRVLEYVDRSCFYSEAHQIIFNTIVSLFEKNIVVDINTVSEELKRQNLLEEIGGREELANLSNFVVSSAGVEEWAKLILEKAIKRKLIQAANQIVKETLEDKLPVEHLLDKAESLIFSIKEARIRKGFVPLKDILKDTLKKIEEASQRKRFLTGLETGFQKLDEMTSGIQNGDLIIIAGRPSMGKTAFALNLATNVAVRNRVPVAFFSLEMSKELLIQRLICSEARIGLRALRSGNLPRDAWQRISTVCGIFYDIDFFIDDSPRLSVLDIRAKARRLKSELSLGLVVIDYLQLIEGVRESRSATRQEVISEISRSLKALAKELDIPVICLSQLSRSPERRDPKKPIPQLADLRESGAIEQDADLVILLYRDEFYNENSLEKGMARIIIAKQRNGPTGQFRLAFINEYMKFDNLTFEEEIEAE, translated from the coding sequence ATGGTTGAAAGAGAAGTTCCTCATTCAATCGAATTAGAAAAGGCAGTCTTAGGTGCGATGCTCGTCGATCAGGAAGTTATCCCACGAGTTTTAGAATATGTCGATCGAAGTTGTTTTTATTCTGAAGCCCACCAGATAATTTTTAATACCATTGTATCACTTTTTGAGAAAAATATAGTTGTAGATATCAACACCGTCAGCGAAGAATTGAAAAGGCAAAATTTATTAGAAGAGATTGGTGGTCGTGAGGAATTGGCAAATTTATCTAATTTTGTGGTAAGTTCGGCAGGAGTAGAAGAGTGGGCAAAATTAATTTTAGAAAAGGCAATCAAGCGGAAGTTAATTCAAGCGGCAAATCAAATTGTGAAAGAAACTTTGGAAGATAAGTTACCAGTTGAGCATTTGCTAGATAAGGCCGAATCGTTAATATTTTCTATTAAAGAAGCACGGATAAGAAAAGGTTTTGTTCCCTTAAAAGATATATTAAAAGATACGTTAAAAAAGATTGAGGAAGCTTCCCAGAGGAAACGATTTCTTACCGGTTTAGAAACCGGGTTTCAAAAACTTGATGAAATGACTTCTGGAATTCAGAATGGTGATTTGATAATTATTGCTGGTCGACCATCGATGGGAAAAACAGCTTTTGCCTTAAATTTGGCAACCAATGTAGCGGTAAGGAATCGGGTGCCGGTGGCTTTTTTCTCTTTGGAGATGTCAAAAGAGTTGCTTATTCAAAGGTTAATCTGTAGTGAAGCAAGAATCGGTTTGCGAGCATTGAGGTCTGGCAATCTTCCCCGTGATGCTTGGCAGAGAATCTCTACGGTTTGTGGTATTTTTTATGATATTGATTTTTTTATTGATGATTCACCACGTTTATCGGTGTTAGATATTCGAGCGAAAGCCCGAAGATTAAAATCAGAACTTTCTTTAGGGTTAGTAGTGATTGATTATTTACAATTGATTGAAGGAGTTAGAGAAAGTCGCAGCGCTACTCGTCAAGAAGTAATTTCCGAAATCTCCCGCTCTCTAAAAGCCTTAGCCAAAGAATTAGATATTCCGGTAATTTGTCTTTCTCAATTATCCCGGAGTCCGGAACGAAGGGATCCTAAGAAACCAATACCGCAATTAGCAGATTTAAGAGAATCAGGAGCAATTGAACAAGATGCTGATTTGGTAATTCTTTTATATCGGGATGAATTTTATAATGAAAACAGTTTAGAAAAAGGGATGGCAAGAATAATCATTGCTAAACAGCGAAACGGTCCAACTGGTCAATTTCGATTAGCCTTTATTAATGAATATATGAAATTTGATAATCTGACTTTCGAAGAAGAGATTGAGGCGGAATGA
- the coaBC gene encoding bifunctional phosphopantothenoylcysteine decarboxylase/phosphopantothenate--cysteine ligase CoaBC, translating to MILKNKKVLLGVSAGIAIYKSLELVRLLKKEETDVFVVMTKNATKLINPLLFSALSGNPTFWKMFSQEKKYPHLELVKNIHLLLIAPATANVISKIAHGIADDLLTTSVLACKCPIVIAPAMNVNMWEKKVVQRNIENLKKDGFFIIEPEEGELACGEKGKGRMAEPEKILNFVKSLLLEEKKKIKFVITGGATESEIDKIRIITNRASGLLSVLLAEVSYQLGYEVVLILGRSEYYPSLPIKVKRAFTNEEMLKAIKEEINGNTCLIMNAAPCDYRVEKSFWGKLKDKELILKLVRNIDILKELKESQLICKVGFSCDTEDLLSEGERKLKEKSLSICVINPVETIGHKEIKAILLFEDNKKKELPLMDKRDFAFKLIEEIELWLKEKFLIQSN from the coding sequence ATGATTTTAAAAAACAAAAAGGTTCTCTTGGGTGTTTCCGCCGGTATCGCAATTTATAAATCCTTAGAACTGGTTCGATTGTTAAAAAAAGAAGAAACCGATGTTTTTGTAGTGATGACTAAGAATGCTACAAAATTAATTAATCCTTTACTCTTTTCCGCTCTTTCAGGCAATCCAACCTTTTGGAAAATGTTTTCCCAAGAAAAAAAATATCCCCATTTAGAATTGGTTAAAAATATTCATTTGTTACTTATTGCTCCCGCAACAGCAAATGTCATTTCAAAAATCGCCCACGGAATTGCTGATGATTTGCTCACTACCTCGGTTCTTGCTTGTAAATGTCCAATAGTGATCGCACCGGCAATGAATGTGAATATGTGGGAAAAGAAGGTGGTGCAAAGAAATATCGAAAATTTAAAAAAAGACGGTTTTTTTATAATTGAACCCGAGGAAGGAGAATTAGCTTGTGGTGAAAAAGGGAAAGGGAGAATGGCTGAACCAGAAAAGATTTTAAATTTCGTTAAATCTCTTTTGTTAGAAGAAAAGAAAAAGATAAAATTTGTGATTACGGGCGGCGCTACCGAAAGTGAAATTGATAAGATTAGAATAATTACTAACCGTGCCAGTGGTCTCTTAAGTGTGTTGCTAGCCGAAGTCAGTTATCAATTGGGATATGAGGTTGTTTTAATTTTAGGAAGAAGTGAGTATTATCCTTCTTTGCCAATAAAAGTAAAAAGAGCTTTCACTAATGAAGAGATGTTAAAAGCAATAAAGGAAGAGATTAACGGAAATACTTGTTTAATTATGAATGCTGCTCCTTGCGACTATCGGGTTGAAAAAAGTTTTTGGGGTAAATTGAAAGATAAAGAATTAATATTAAAACTAGTAAGAAATATTGATATTTTAAAGGAGTTAAAAGAGAGCCAACTAATCTGTAAAGTTGGTTTTTCCTGCGATACCGAAGACCTTTTAAGCGAAGGAGAGAGAAAATTAAAGGAAAAATCACTTTCTATATGTGTGATAAATCCGGTGGAGACAATAGGTCATAAAGAGATTAAAGCGATACTTCTTTTTGAAGACAACAAAAAGAAAGAACTTCCTCTAATGGATAAAAGAGATTTTGCTTTTAAACTTATTGAGGAGATTGAATTATGGTTGAAAGAGAAGTTCCTCATTCAATCGAATTAG
- the gmk gene encoding guanylate kinase, giving the protein MLNSKIFVLVGFSGSGKSTLVRKLLRKDNKNIFYSVSVTTRPKRRGERDAKDYYFVSFTEFQKMIKRKELLEWTFAYGNYYGTPKKPFMKALKEGKKILMDLDIKGAQKIKKQFKEQSKVILVLPPSFSVLKERLEKRKEKELNFRLAKDKKTWQEVLKSQRIFDYYLMNDNLKETIKNLEAIMRVEDLKEMPKLKRR; this is encoded by the coding sequence ATGTTGAATAGTAAGATTTTTGTTTTGGTTGGTTTTTCCGGTAGTGGCAAATCAACGTTAGTGAGAAAATTACTCAGAAAAGATAATAAAAATATTTTCTATTCAGTTTCAGTAACAACGCGACCAAAAAGGCGAGGCGAAAGGGATGCTAAGGATTATTATTTTGTTTCTTTTACGGAGTTTCAAAAGATGATTAAAAGAAAAGAACTTTTGGAATGGACATTTGCTTATGGTAATTATTACGGAACCCCCAAAAAACCATTTATGAAAGCGTTGAAGGAAGGGAAAAAAATTTTAATGGATTTAGATATTAAAGGTGCGCAAAAAATTAAAAAACAATTTAAAGAACAGAGCAAAGTAATTTTGGTTTTACCTCCTTCCTTTTCGGTTTTAAAAGAAAGATTAGAGAAAAGAAAAGAAAAAGAGTTAAATTTTCGGTTAGCAAAAGATAAAAAAACTTGGCAAGAGGTTTTGAAAAGCCAAAGGATTTTTGACTATTATTTAATGAATGATAATTTAAAAGAAACAATTAAAAATTTAGAAGCCATTATGCGAGTAGAAGATTTAAAAGAAATGCCAAAACTTAAAAGGAGGTAA
- a CDS encoding YicC/YloC family endoribonuclease, with translation MLRSMTGIGEGKGYGINVELKSFNHKHLEIAIKMPEKLKIYEADVKEWIKNRIKRGYLQVAINLESDALFNEEFTYDENLVENILKVCNNLKEKYKLKGELDINFLLSFPGVLKMERKEKNSKKLYDNLKKIFNKALTNLIRMREKEGKFIAQEFRRRIMRIIKLVKLIEERIPNKLKEKEEALLNKISPNNKEEIRNRILQEISLLQERIDIAEECSRLRSHAQLFLATLKEKISSGRKLEFIVSEMIREVETLASKARDFYISEKVIMIKEEIDKIREQVRNVE, from the coding sequence ATGCTCAGAAGTATGACCGGAATCGGTGAGGGGAAAGGATACGGAATAAATGTTGAATTGAAATCTTTTAATCATAAGCATTTAGAAATAGCAATTAAAATGCCTGAGAAATTGAAGATTTATGAAGCAGATGTGAAGGAATGGATAAAGAATAGAATTAAACGGGGTTATTTACAAGTTGCCATAAATTTAGAAAGCGATGCTCTCTTTAACGAAGAATTTACTTATGACGAAAATTTAGTAGAGAATATTTTAAAAGTTTGTAATAATTTAAAAGAAAAATATAAACTAAAAGGAGAGTTGGATATAAATTTTCTTCTTTCCTTTCCAGGTGTTTTAAAAATGGAAAGGAAAGAAAAAAATAGTAAAAAATTGTACGATAATTTAAAGAAAATTTTTAATAAAGCACTAACCAATCTAATTAGAATGCGTGAAAAGGAAGGAAAGTTTATTGCTCAAGAGTTTAGAAGGCGCATAATGCGGATTATAAAATTGGTCAAGTTGATTGAAGAACGGATCCCTAATAAACTCAAAGAGAAAGAAGAGGCTCTTCTTAATAAGATAAGTCCCAATAATAAAGAAGAGATACGCAACCGAATTTTGCAAGAAATTTCTTTACTACAGGAGCGGATTGATATCGCCGAAGAGTGTAGTCGTTTGCGTTCCCACGCTCAACTTTTTCTTGCTACTTTAAAAGAAAAGATATCCTCGGGAAGAAAATTGGAATTTATTGTCTCTGAGATGATTCGGGAGGTAGAGACTTTAGCAAGTAAGGCAAGAGATTTTTATATTTCGGAAAAAGTGATTATGATTAAAGAAGAGATTGATAAAATTCGCGAGCAGGTAAGAAATGTTGAATAG
- the dtd gene encoding D-aminoacyl-tRNA deacylase produces MLQRVKSAECYIENKLYSKIGEGILIFLGIGESDNENKCVKLAQRIPQLRIFEDEQGKMGYSLEKIKGEIMVIPNFTLYGDLKSGLRPDFTQAAKKEVAESLYERFVSELKYQGIKVEKGVFGAKMLIKIENDGPVTFILEE; encoded by the coding sequence GTGTTACAAAGAGTAAAATCAGCCGAGTGTTATATTGAAAATAAATTATATTCAAAAATTGGAGAAGGGATATTAATTTTTTTGGGAATAGGCGAAAGTGATAATGAGAATAAATGTGTTAAGTTGGCTCAAAGGATTCCTCAATTAAGAATTTTTGAGGACGAACAAGGAAAGATGGGTTATTCTTTAGAGAAAATAAAGGGTGAAATAATGGTGATTCCTAACTTTACTCTTTACGGTGATTTAAAATCAGGACTAAGACCGGATTTTACCCAAGCGGCAAAAAAAGAAGTGGCAGAGAGTTTATACGAAAGGTTTGTTTCGGAATTAAAGTACCAAGGAATAAAAGTTGAAAAAGGAGTATTCGGTGCCAAGATGTTAATAAAAATTGAAAATGACGGTCCAGTAACCTTTATTTTGGAGGAATAA
- a CDS encoding DJ-1/PfpI family protein produces the protein MKIFKYFVLVFLLFAFCGQKKEVKKEEVKIEKKLIFLIAPKDFRDEEFKIPYDYLKSAGIKITVVSQETTEAVGMLGMKVKPDISLENLNYKDYDGFVLIGGSGSVFYWNNRKVWEICQYFNERNKLLAGICLAPITIVKSGVLNEREATCFKDKRALEEFKNANVRYVDKDVVVDGNVITANGPEAAEKFAKAILEYLKKH, from the coding sequence ATGAAAATTTTTAAATATTTTGTTTTGGTATTTCTACTTTTTGCTTTCTGTGGACAGAAGAAAGAAGTAAAAAAAGAAGAAGTGAAAATTGAAAAAAAACTTATCTTTTTAATTGCGCCTAAGGATTTTCGGGACGAAGAGTTTAAAATCCCCTATGATTATCTGAAAAGTGCTGGTATAAAAATAACAGTTGTTTCGCAAGAGACAACCGAAGCAGTGGGTATGTTGGGAATGAAGGTAAAGCCAGATATTTCTTTGGAAAATTTAAACTATAAAGATTATGATGGTTTTGTTTTGATTGGCGGTTCTGGTTCGGTTTTTTATTGGAATAATAGAAAGGTTTGGGAGATTTGTCAGTATTTTAATGAAAGAAATAAACTTTTGGCAGGTATCTGTTTGGCACCAATTACGATTGTGAAAAGTGGTGTGCTTAATGAGCGAGAAGCAACCTGTTTTAAGGATAAACGAGCATTAGAAGAGTTTAAAAATGCCAATGTGAGATATGTTGATAAGGATGTAGTTGTTGATGGAAATGTAATTACCGCTAATGGGCCAGAGGCAGCTGAGAAGTTTGCTAAAGCAATTTTGGAATATCTGAAAAAACACTAA